A single Cyprinus carpio isolate SPL01 chromosome A20, ASM1834038v1, whole genome shotgun sequence DNA region contains:
- the LOC109104704 gene encoding discoidin, CUB and LCCL domain-containing protein 1 isoform X2 yields the protein MPGNTLLHGLILLCSIHTLVLAEKPDDGCGHYVLGQESGVLSSENYPGTYPNNSWCEWRIRVPIGHTIVLKFGDLNMEKKDCESDYLKVLKGSYGAEIVSWEYCGGLMPKPAPIHTDSSELTVRFRSSQHISGRGFLLSYSTENHKELLTCLDRGSHFPVSKYRKYCPAGCAAVTGDVSGDISLGYRHTSVLCKSAVHAGVIMDQFGGPITVEERRGLSHYPAVRANGIQSKDGSLSETLFTFVTNDCSQQTVLQPVSTTTSLSSHNISSDGSEVDWFPNSTQPGVSDDLNNNHLKWLQIDLGEKRRITGILTTGLTIAGFENFVKNYKIEYKERSRWRTFVQYNNSDDMIFEGNTDGLHQTRNTFHPSIVARSIRVIPQQWHRIIAMRVQLLGCPYVKPIPVNSSSLVTQEAQPTQPIHDDMTKPVASQADLVNLVIIIVPTILLVVLLLVGICVVKMLYNKKTKENTYGSAETHTGCWGQIKQPFARHQSTEFTIKYSSEKDPIQKLDLVTSAMAAEYQQPLMLGTDTVSRKGSTFRPMDTETKDKDIEATSHYDHLQTGIQYALPLTNQEPEYATPIIERHAFRKDPFLPDPSYSVPGVVLNKSPSFRAVEGSNCRKVIGGLAGGYQAAHVKTDRGNYPEDIYDSPKIQKPVMQNGSCSEYQKPQIKSQVQECYSTPRDCVRLPFSGLRPDPEGSSSEGS from the exons atgatGGCTGTGGTCATTATGTCCTTGGCCAAGAGAGTGGTGTCCTGTCCTCCGAGAACTATCCGGGAACTTACCCAAACAACTCCTGGTGTGAATGGCGAATCCGCGTACCCATTGGTCACACTATTGTCCTCAAGTTTGGAGACCTGAACATGGAGAAGAAGGACTGTGAGTCTGACTATTTGAAGGTTCTGAAAGGATCGTATGGGGCAGAAATCG TTTCCTGGGAGTACTGTGGTGGTCTGATGCCCAAGCCTGCACCGATTCACACGGACTCCAGCGAACTGACCGTCCGCTTTCGTAGCAGTCAGCATATCTCTGGAAGAGGATTCCTGCTTTCATACTCCACAGAAAACCACAAAG AGCTGCTGACATGCTTGGACAGAGGCAGTCATTTCCCGGTGTCAAAGTACAG GAAGTACTGTCCGGCCGGATGTGCAGCGGTGACAGGAGACGTGTCTGGGGACATTTCCCTGGGCTACAGACAT ACATCAGTTTTGTGTAAATCAGCGGTGCATGCTGGGGTCATCATGGACCAGTTTGGAGGACCAATCACAGTGGAGGAGCGCCGAGGGCTCAGTCACTACCCTGCGGTCAGAGCCAACGGCATCCAGTCAAAAGA TGGCTCGTTGTCTGAAACCCTCTTCACATTTGTGACAAACG ATTGCAGTCAACAGACTGTTCTTCAACCTGTGAGCACTACTACAAGCTTGTCATCACACAATATCTCTTCTGACGGGTCTGAAGTCGACTGGTTTCCTAACAGCACCCAACCGGGTGTCTCTGATGACCTTAACAATAACCATCTAAAATGGCTCCAGATTGACCTCGGAGAAAAGAGGAGGATCACAG GTATTCTGACCACAGGCTTGACCATTGCAGGCTttgaaaattttgtaaaaaactacAAGATCGAGTACAAAGAGAGGAGTCGCTGGCGAACATTTGTCCAGTATAATAACTCTGATGATATG ATCTTTGAAGGAAATACTGATGGCCTCCACCAAACACGCAACACCTTCCATCCCTCCATCGTAGCACGAAGCATTCGAGTCATACCTCAACAGTGGCACCGGATAATCGCTATGAGAGTGCAGCTACTGGGCTGTCCTTATGTTAAACCCATCCCAG TGAATTCATCGTCTCTGGTGACACAGGAGGCACAGCCTACACAGCCCATTCACGATGACATGACCAAACCAGTGGCCTCTCAGGCTGATCTTG tcaATCTGGTCATAATAATTGTGCCCACCATTCTGCTTGTGGTCTTGCTTCTGGTGGGAATCTGCGTGGTTAAAATGCTATacaa TAAGAAGACAAAGGAGAACACATATGGCTCTGCGGAGACACATACag GCTGTTGGGGACAGATAAAACAACCGTTTGCCAGGCACCAGTCCACAGAGTTCACCATCAAGTACAGCTCTGAGAAAGACCCCATCCAGAAGCTGGACCTGGTAACCAGTGCAATGGCAG ctgAGTACCAGCAGCCTCTCATGCTTGGCACAGACACTGTGTCACGAAAAGGCTCAACGTTCAGACCCATGGACACCGAGACCAAAGACAAGGACATCGAGGCAACTTCTCACTATGACCACCTGCAGACGGGCATTCAGTATGCCCTACCACTGACCAATCAGGAGCCAGAATACGCCACGCCCATCATCGAGCGCCACGCCTTCCGCAAAGATCCTTTCCTTCCGGATCCCAGCTACAGCGTCCCAGGCGTTGTATTAAACAAAAGCCCGTCGTTTCGAGCGGTGGAGGGAAGTAACTGTAGGAAAGTGATCGGAGGGCTGGCCGGGGGCTACCAGGCGGCCCACGTCAAAACAGACAGGGGAAATTACCCAGAAGACATCTACGACAGCCCTAAAATCCAGAAGCCCGTCATGCAGAACGGGAGTTGCTCGGAGTACCAGAAACCCCAGATTAAATCCCAGGTTCAAGAGTGCTATTCCACTCCCAGAGACTGCGTCAGACTGCCTTTCTCCGGACTAAGGCCAGACCCCGAGGGAAGCAGCTCAGAAGGAAGCTGA
- the LOC109104704 gene encoding discoidin, CUB and LCCL domain-containing protein 1 isoform X1 has protein sequence MPGNTLLHGLILLCSIHTLVLAEKPDDGCGHYVLGQESGVLSSENYPGTYPNNSWCEWRIRVPIGHTIVLKFGDLNMEKKDCESDYLKVLKGSYGAEIVSWEYCGGLMPKPAPIHTDSSELTVRFRSSQHISGRGFLLSYSTENHKELLTCLDRGSHFPVSKYRKYCPAGCAAVTGDVSGDISLGYRHTSVLCKSAVHAGVIMDQFGGPITVEERRGLSHYPAVRANGIQSKDGSLSETLFTFVTNDCSQQTVLQPVSTTTSLSSHNISSDGSEVDWFPNSTQPGVSDDLNNNHLKWLQIDLGEKRRITGILTTGLTIAGFENFVKNYKIEYKERSRWRTFVQYNNSDDMIFEGNTDGLHQTRNTFHPSIVARSIRVIPQQWHRIIAMRVQLLGCPYVKPIPAVNSSSLVTQEAQPTQPIHDDMTKPVASQADLVNLVIIIVPTILLVVLLLVGICVVKMLYNKKTKENTYGSAETHTGCWGQIKQPFARHQSTEFTIKYSSEKDPIQKLDLVTSAMAAEYQQPLMLGTDTVSRKGSTFRPMDTETKDKDIEATSHYDHLQTGIQYALPLTNQEPEYATPIIERHAFRKDPFLPDPSYSVPGVVLNKSPSFRAVEGSNCRKVIGGLAGGYQAAHVKTDRGNYPEDIYDSPKIQKPVMQNGSCSEYQKPQIKSQVQECYSTPRDCVRLPFSGLRPDPEGSSSEGS, from the exons atgatGGCTGTGGTCATTATGTCCTTGGCCAAGAGAGTGGTGTCCTGTCCTCCGAGAACTATCCGGGAACTTACCCAAACAACTCCTGGTGTGAATGGCGAATCCGCGTACCCATTGGTCACACTATTGTCCTCAAGTTTGGAGACCTGAACATGGAGAAGAAGGACTGTGAGTCTGACTATTTGAAGGTTCTGAAAGGATCGTATGGGGCAGAAATCG TTTCCTGGGAGTACTGTGGTGGTCTGATGCCCAAGCCTGCACCGATTCACACGGACTCCAGCGAACTGACCGTCCGCTTTCGTAGCAGTCAGCATATCTCTGGAAGAGGATTCCTGCTTTCATACTCCACAGAAAACCACAAAG AGCTGCTGACATGCTTGGACAGAGGCAGTCATTTCCCGGTGTCAAAGTACAG GAAGTACTGTCCGGCCGGATGTGCAGCGGTGACAGGAGACGTGTCTGGGGACATTTCCCTGGGCTACAGACAT ACATCAGTTTTGTGTAAATCAGCGGTGCATGCTGGGGTCATCATGGACCAGTTTGGAGGACCAATCACAGTGGAGGAGCGCCGAGGGCTCAGTCACTACCCTGCGGTCAGAGCCAACGGCATCCAGTCAAAAGA TGGCTCGTTGTCTGAAACCCTCTTCACATTTGTGACAAACG ATTGCAGTCAACAGACTGTTCTTCAACCTGTGAGCACTACTACAAGCTTGTCATCACACAATATCTCTTCTGACGGGTCTGAAGTCGACTGGTTTCCTAACAGCACCCAACCGGGTGTCTCTGATGACCTTAACAATAACCATCTAAAATGGCTCCAGATTGACCTCGGAGAAAAGAGGAGGATCACAG GTATTCTGACCACAGGCTTGACCATTGCAGGCTttgaaaattttgtaaaaaactacAAGATCGAGTACAAAGAGAGGAGTCGCTGGCGAACATTTGTCCAGTATAATAACTCTGATGATATG ATCTTTGAAGGAAATACTGATGGCCTCCACCAAACACGCAACACCTTCCATCCCTCCATCGTAGCACGAAGCATTCGAGTCATACCTCAACAGTGGCACCGGATAATCGCTATGAGAGTGCAGCTACTGGGCTGTCCTTATGTTAAACCCATCCCAG CAGTGAATTCATCGTCTCTGGTGACACAGGAGGCACAGCCTACACAGCCCATTCACGATGACATGACCAAACCAGTGGCCTCTCAGGCTGATCTTG tcaATCTGGTCATAATAATTGTGCCCACCATTCTGCTTGTGGTCTTGCTTCTGGTGGGAATCTGCGTGGTTAAAATGCTATacaa TAAGAAGACAAAGGAGAACACATATGGCTCTGCGGAGACACATACag GCTGTTGGGGACAGATAAAACAACCGTTTGCCAGGCACCAGTCCACAGAGTTCACCATCAAGTACAGCTCTGAGAAAGACCCCATCCAGAAGCTGGACCTGGTAACCAGTGCAATGGCAG ctgAGTACCAGCAGCCTCTCATGCTTGGCACAGACACTGTGTCACGAAAAGGCTCAACGTTCAGACCCATGGACACCGAGACCAAAGACAAGGACATCGAGGCAACTTCTCACTATGACCACCTGCAGACGGGCATTCAGTATGCCCTACCACTGACCAATCAGGAGCCAGAATACGCCACGCCCATCATCGAGCGCCACGCCTTCCGCAAAGATCCTTTCCTTCCGGATCCCAGCTACAGCGTCCCAGGCGTTGTATTAAACAAAAGCCCGTCGTTTCGAGCGGTGGAGGGAAGTAACTGTAGGAAAGTGATCGGAGGGCTGGCCGGGGGCTACCAGGCGGCCCACGTCAAAACAGACAGGGGAAATTACCCAGAAGACATCTACGACAGCCCTAAAATCCAGAAGCCCGTCATGCAGAACGGGAGTTGCTCGGAGTACCAGAAACCCCAGATTAAATCCCAGGTTCAAGAGTGCTATTCCACTCCCAGAGACTGCGTCAGACTGCCTTTCTCCGGACTAAGGCCAGACCCCGAGGGAAGCAGCTCAGAAGGAAGCTGA
- the LOC109104704 gene encoding discoidin, CUB and LCCL domain-containing protein 1 isoform X3 — protein MEKKDCESDYLKVLKGSYGAEIVSWEYCGGLMPKPAPIHTDSSELTVRFRSSQHISGRGFLLSYSTENHKELLTCLDRGSHFPVSKYRKYCPAGCAAVTGDVSGDISLGYRHTSVLCKSAVHAGVIMDQFGGPITVEERRGLSHYPAVRANGIQSKDGSLSETLFTFVTNDCSQQTVLQPVSTTTSLSSHNISSDGSEVDWFPNSTQPGVSDDLNNNHLKWLQIDLGEKRRITGILTTGLTIAGFENFVKNYKIEYKERSRWRTFVQYNNSDDMIFEGNTDGLHQTRNTFHPSIVARSIRVIPQQWHRIIAMRVQLLGCPYVKPIPAVNSSSLVTQEAQPTQPIHDDMTKPVASQADLVNLVIIIVPTILLVVLLLVGICVVKMLYNKKTKENTYGSAETHTGCWGQIKQPFARHQSTEFTIKYSSEKDPIQKLDLVTSAMAAEYQQPLMLGTDTVSRKGSTFRPMDTETKDKDIEATSHYDHLQTGIQYALPLTNQEPEYATPIIERHAFRKDPFLPDPSYSVPGVVLNKSPSFRAVEGSNCRKVIGGLAGGYQAAHVKTDRGNYPEDIYDSPKIQKPVMQNGSCSEYQKPQIKSQVQECYSTPRDCVRLPFSGLRPDPEGSSSEGS, from the exons ATGGAGAAGAAGGACTGTGAGTCTGACTATTTGAAGGTTCTGAAAGGATCGTATGGGGCAGAAATCG TTTCCTGGGAGTACTGTGGTGGTCTGATGCCCAAGCCTGCACCGATTCACACGGACTCCAGCGAACTGACCGTCCGCTTTCGTAGCAGTCAGCATATCTCTGGAAGAGGATTCCTGCTTTCATACTCCACAGAAAACCACAAAG AGCTGCTGACATGCTTGGACAGAGGCAGTCATTTCCCGGTGTCAAAGTACAG GAAGTACTGTCCGGCCGGATGTGCAGCGGTGACAGGAGACGTGTCTGGGGACATTTCCCTGGGCTACAGACAT ACATCAGTTTTGTGTAAATCAGCGGTGCATGCTGGGGTCATCATGGACCAGTTTGGAGGACCAATCACAGTGGAGGAGCGCCGAGGGCTCAGTCACTACCCTGCGGTCAGAGCCAACGGCATCCAGTCAAAAGA TGGCTCGTTGTCTGAAACCCTCTTCACATTTGTGACAAACG ATTGCAGTCAACAGACTGTTCTTCAACCTGTGAGCACTACTACAAGCTTGTCATCACACAATATCTCTTCTGACGGGTCTGAAGTCGACTGGTTTCCTAACAGCACCCAACCGGGTGTCTCTGATGACCTTAACAATAACCATCTAAAATGGCTCCAGATTGACCTCGGAGAAAAGAGGAGGATCACAG GTATTCTGACCACAGGCTTGACCATTGCAGGCTttgaaaattttgtaaaaaactacAAGATCGAGTACAAAGAGAGGAGTCGCTGGCGAACATTTGTCCAGTATAATAACTCTGATGATATG ATCTTTGAAGGAAATACTGATGGCCTCCACCAAACACGCAACACCTTCCATCCCTCCATCGTAGCACGAAGCATTCGAGTCATACCTCAACAGTGGCACCGGATAATCGCTATGAGAGTGCAGCTACTGGGCTGTCCTTATGTTAAACCCATCCCAG CAGTGAATTCATCGTCTCTGGTGACACAGGAGGCACAGCCTACACAGCCCATTCACGATGACATGACCAAACCAGTGGCCTCTCAGGCTGATCTTG tcaATCTGGTCATAATAATTGTGCCCACCATTCTGCTTGTGGTCTTGCTTCTGGTGGGAATCTGCGTGGTTAAAATGCTATacaa TAAGAAGACAAAGGAGAACACATATGGCTCTGCGGAGACACATACag GCTGTTGGGGACAGATAAAACAACCGTTTGCCAGGCACCAGTCCACAGAGTTCACCATCAAGTACAGCTCTGAGAAAGACCCCATCCAGAAGCTGGACCTGGTAACCAGTGCAATGGCAG ctgAGTACCAGCAGCCTCTCATGCTTGGCACAGACACTGTGTCACGAAAAGGCTCAACGTTCAGACCCATGGACACCGAGACCAAAGACAAGGACATCGAGGCAACTTCTCACTATGACCACCTGCAGACGGGCATTCAGTATGCCCTACCACTGACCAATCAGGAGCCAGAATACGCCACGCCCATCATCGAGCGCCACGCCTTCCGCAAAGATCCTTTCCTTCCGGATCCCAGCTACAGCGTCCCAGGCGTTGTATTAAACAAAAGCCCGTCGTTTCGAGCGGTGGAGGGAAGTAACTGTAGGAAAGTGATCGGAGGGCTGGCCGGGGGCTACCAGGCGGCCCACGTCAAAACAGACAGGGGAAATTACCCAGAAGACATCTACGACAGCCCTAAAATCCAGAAGCCCGTCATGCAGAACGGGAGTTGCTCGGAGTACCAGAAACCCCAGATTAAATCCCAGGTTCAAGAGTGCTATTCCACTCCCAGAGACTGCGTCAGACTGCCTTTCTCCGGACTAAGGCCAGACCCCGAGGGAAGCAGCTCAGAAGGAAGCTGA